TTGAGTCTTTGCTTAGCTCAATAACATATAGAGGGGTTTTTAATGGAAGCTAGCTGGGTGTTGTTTACCATAGGAATTGCGCTAATTTTTGGTAAACTTGGTGACCACCTGATGAATAGATTGGGATTTCCGGGCGTTCTCGGCGAAATGATTATGGGAATGCTAATTGGAAATCTAGTATTTTTTGGAGTAGTAAGTCCTGAGCATCTCACAATTCATAACAATGAGGTTTTCGATTTTTTATCTAGGTTAGGAATTATATTCTTGTTATTTTTAGGGGGGCTTGACACAGATTTATCGGTTTTAAAGAAAACTGGCAAAATTGCGACTGTTTCAACAGTTTTTGGTGTTTTAGTTCCGCTAGTGATGGGTTATTTTGCAATGCAACATATGGGATACAACAATGTTGAATCGTTTGCAGGCGGTGTGGTTTTAACTGCGACGAGTATTGGAATTACTGTAAGAGTAATGATGGATTTAGGCGTGCTAAAAAGTGAAGTTGGTGCAGCATCGCTTAGTGCAAGTATTATGGATGATTTTTTAGGCATTATGTTGATTATATTTGCAGTGGGTAGTGGCAGTATTCTTGGACTTTTAGGAAAATTTGCAATTTTCTTTATAATTACAGGTTTCCTCGCCATGAAATTTGTACATAAATTCATTTCATTTTCAGAAAAACTCCAAGTAGAAAAAGGAATACTGTCCCTTGCAATTGCAGTTATGTTTTTATTCTCGTTTTTAGCAGAGAACTGGTTTGAAGCTGCTATTGAAGGATCTTTCATGGCAGGGCTAGTCCTTTCAAGAACTCCCGAAGGTAAAAACTTAATTGAAGATGTAAAAACAATAGGTTACAGTATTTTAATTCCATTATTCTTCGTGTATACTGGGGCATCATTAAATTTAACAATTTTTGGAGATTTTGACGCACTTTACCTTGCTTTGGTACTGACAGCAATTGCAATTGTAAGTAAGGTTGTTGGAAGGGGCTTTGGTGCGAGAATCATGGGATGGAATCTTAAAAAATCGCTTCAAATGGGAATTGGTTCAATTCCAAGAGCTGAAATTGCGTTAATCAACCTTATGGTTGCAATACATGCAGGAGTAATTTCCGAGGCCAATGTCGGAAAATTCATTGCTGCAACGATGATATTCATCACAATATCAATTATTTCAACGCCCCCGCTATTAAAATGGGCTTTTGCAGAAGAAGTGGAAAATTAAATCTATTTTTTATTTTTTATTAAAACATACGCAATATAACTTATTAAAAATGAAAATACTGCCCCTATTTTAAACATGTTTGAAATTCCAACAATATCTGAAATATATCCTAGCAGTACTGCACCAACGAATATTCCAACATTTATGCTTGCAGTGTAAAGCCCCATTGCTTCACCTTTTCTTTCATGCGGAATATCTCGAATTGCAATTGAATTTATCCCTGGAGTACTCATTGAAGCCCCAATTGATGCGATAATTAATGAAAAAAACATTGAAGTAAACGATGTGGACATTGCAAGAATATACATCCCTAAATTTCCAATAATTATTCCATTTAATATTATTCTGTTTCCATTTTTATCGAAAATTTTTCCAAATTTTTTCTGCGTCACTGCTAGAACCATATTCATTGCTGCAAGCATTATTCCAATTTTAAAAGCAGAAACTCCGTAATCATACGCGTAAATTGCTAAATATGCGAGAAGTGCACCCCTTGAAATTGTTATCGCGATATTTATTATAAAAGCTGCGCTAAAATTTCTCATTTTTAAAAATTCAAGCGAAAATAATTTTTTACCAGATAATTTTTGTTTTTCTTGTGATTTGGAAATATCTTCCAGTTTGTAATAAGCAATTATTGATGCGATAATTCCTAAAATACCACATACGTAAAATGGAACCATAATTCCATACATATCCGCAAGTAATCCTCCAAGTAATGGTCCAACGCCAAATCCTAAAGATACTGCGGAGTTAAATACTCCCATATATTCCCCAAGTTTTGATTTCGGAGAGACTTGTGCAATATACGAACCTGCAACAGGATTTACAAATGCCGAAAATACGCCTGTGAAAGTCCTGACTATGAGCATGCTTGCAAATCCGGATACCAATCCATAAAATAGAGTGGTTACCCCGTAAAGAAGTGTTCCTGCAACCAAAAATATTTTTTTTCCGTAAGTATCTGATAGTGTTCCTGCAGGAAGTTGAAAGATTGTCCTAACTAGTGCAAAAGAACCAAAAATCAGCCCGATCTGAAAATTTGATAAACCATACGATTTTGCAAATATTGCTAAAAGTGGCGCAATTAGACCAATACCGAGCATCGTCACAAAAATTGTGATCCATAGAACGTAAATACCGTTCATTTTTTCCTGCATGACTTTTCACATTTTATTTTTATAATACACTCGCATTTGATAGATAAATACTATGTGGCAATCAGTAAAGTTTACAAACCTATAAAAATATGTAATGCTTATTGGAAATAAACTAGAAAAAAATACCAATTGAGGTGTAATTATGGCATATAAAGTAAACGAAGATGAATGTATCGCATGCGGAGCTTGTGTTCCTTCATGCCCTGAAAACGCTATCTCAGAAAAAGCTGACGGTAAAGCAGTTATCGATCCTGCTAAATGTACTGGCTGTGGCGATTGTGCTGACATCTGCCCTGTAGCATGCATTAAAGAAGAATAAATTTGAAATTCTATAATACATTCCCAATTTAATCTATTTTTAAATTACTCATAATGAAGGATAAGATTTAATTTTGTAATTTTTGAACCCCTATTTTCATATACGTGGGATTTTTCTGCGTTAAACCTAATTGTATCATTTTTTTTAAGGAAATAATCAACTTCACCGATTTTGAGTGCAAGTTCACCCTCAAAAACAGTTATGATCTCTTCAGTTCCTTTTACGTGTCCTTCGGAATAGTATTTATGTCCGGGTTTTATCTCAACAATATATGTTTCAAATCGTTTATCATCTTCAAATGGAATTACAGGATATAATTTATGGCCTTCACCCTCAAAAACTGGATTTAAATCTTCAAATGGAATTAAATCAACTTCGGGTTTTTCATTCTTTAAAAGTGATGTAAATGAAACTTTTAATCCATTGGAAATCTTTAAAATTGTTGAAATTGTAGGATTTACTTCTCCTCGCTCTATTTGGCCGAGCATGCTTTTACTTACTCCGGTTATGTTAGATAAAGCATCCAAACTTAAATCTTTTCTTTTTCGGATGATTTTTAAATTTTTAGAAATTACGTCGTTTAAGTCCTTCATGATTTTTCCTGTGCACTATAATGTATATATAGATTAAGATATACTACCATATTCAATATACGTATATTTGTATGTTATGAACTTCCATGATTAAATCTTTATCGAAATTTAGGGGACGAATATGGCATTGAGCTACTCAAAACGAATGGAAAAAATTAAATCGTCTGAAATAAGGGAAATATTAAAGATTACCCAGAGCCCTGAAATTATATCCTTTGCAGGAGGTCTTCCCGCACCCGAACTCTTCCCGGTAAAAGAAATAAAAGAAATTTCTGGAATAGTTCTTGATGAAATGGGCCCAGAATCCCTCCAATATGATGTAACGGAAGGATACCCCCCACTTAGACAGAAAATCTCAGAAAGAATGAATAAAGTACTGGAAACAGATGTTACAGAAAATAATATTTTAATCGTCTGTGGATCCCAGCAAGGATTAGATTTCTCTGGAAAAGTATTCTTGGATGAAAATGATGTGGTGTTATGTGAAAGTCCAACTTATCTTGGAGCAATCAACGCATTCAAATCATACGAACCCCAGTTTAAGGAAGTTCCGACTGACGACTTTGGAATGATTCCAGAAGAACTTGAAAAAATTTTAAAAACAACAGATAATGTAAAACTCATTTATACAATTCCTGATTTCCAAAATCCAACTGGAAAAACGTGGACTCTTGAAAGAAGGGAAAAATTCATGGAAATAATTGAAAAATATGGAATTCCAGTAATTGAAGATAACCCCTACGGAGAATTAAGATTTGACGGGGAAATGTTGCCTTCATTAAAATCAATGGATTCAAAAGGTCTTGTAATTCATTTGGGAACGTTTTCAAAGACTTTTTGTCCGGGTTTAAGGGTAGGATGGATTGCTGCATCAGAAAATATCCTCGAAAAATATATTCTTGTAAAACAGAGTGCGGATTTACATACTTCGTCATTTTCCCAGAGAATTATCTCAAAAATGCTTGAAAATTATGATTTTGATGAACGAGTGTTAAAATTAAAAGAATTATACAAAGGCAGACGAGATTTGATGATAAACACGATAAAAGAAGAATTTCCAGAAGGAATTAAATATACAAATCCTGAAGGGGGACTTTTTACATGGGTTGAACTTCCTGAAAAATACAGTGCACGTGAATTTTTGGATGAATGTCTGAAAAATAATGTTGCAATTGTCCCAGGAGGGTCATTCTTCCCAAACGGAGGCCATGAAAATACATTTAGACTTAACTACTCAAATATGCCCGATGAAAAAATAATTGAAGGAATTAAAAGACTTTCAAAAGTTTTAAAAGAATATTTAAATTAACTTTTAATTTTTACTTTTTTATTTTTTTACCCATGAATCAAGGGTTAATTTTGGTTTGTACCACTTAACGGTTACCGGAACTTTTGAGATATGGCCGTATTCCCCGCCGCCACCAGGGTAAATATATATTTTATTTGTTCTGAAAAGCTCGATTATTTTTCCAACGTGCTCATTTATCTTTTTAACTTCATTGATATCTTCGTTAATCAAAACATCGATTTCATTTCCGTATTTTTTAATATACTGCTCCCAGATGGTATCTACTGATTTTGTTCCGATATTCTTCCCGATTGCAAGTGAAATTATTTCTGCTAAGGGAATTATTTTGTGATATTTCGGCCTGAAATCAGGGTGGATTACTTTTTTATCCTTTGATAGTTCCAAAGTTTTATCATGAACTCCTTTTTTAATCGTTCCCTTGCATTCAGGACATTTAAAGTTATTTTCTTCTGCATCTTCCAATTTAAACCTGGTAAAACATCTAGTGCATGCGGTTAAATGGTATTTTCCAAGATTTGGATCGAGTCCATAATTTGCAGTTATTTTATTGTGTTTTAAAACCTTTTTTATCTCTTCAAAGTTTGTTTCAAGCCCTTCAAGTTCATCTACGTCCATTTGGTTGAATTCTCTTCCAAGCCTGTGGGAATAGAATGAGTGCGCATCAGAATTACTTAAAAAAGGTAGATCTCGAAGTTCTTCGACCATATCTGCCATATCCGTGTCTGCTGAAAGTCCGAGCTCGATAAAATCAGGTTTTTTTCCATAACAATTATAAATTGAAGTAAATGATTTGTACATGCTTGTCCATGGCGTAAATGCATGAGCTGGCCCGATAAGTCCCCCTACATCTTGCACTGCATCCATAATTTCCAGTCCATTTAATGAAACTCTCGGCCTTCCATCAGCATCGATATTTTTTGAATATTTTGAGAATTTATCTCTTAAATCGTGAGCCTGAGAAGTTTGTGGCAGATATATCAAATGATGAACCCGATTTCTATCCTCGACCTCTGTTGAAAGAAGAAGTGGTTTATCCGCGTATTTTTCGATTTCTTCGAGCCATTTTGCGTGTAAACAGTCCCCTGTCGCAATTAAATCGAGACCTTTTACTGGCCCATATTTTAATATATGCTCGATATCCATATACTTAGAAGTTCCCATAGAATATTTTGAGTGAATATGTAGATCCGCATTAATTATCATGAAATCACCTGGTGAGATTATATGAATATAGATTATTCTGTTTTAAAAAAATACCCCTTGTGCGACAGATGTTTTGGAAGACTTTACGGAAAACTTATTAGATCCAGTAATTTTGAGAGAGGACATGCTTTAAAACTTGCTAAAGCAATCGAACTTGAAGAAGATTTAAGAAATGCCCTTGAAAAAATGAATGAATCTTCTGAAAATTCTGATAATCAAATTAATCCTGAAAAATTGGAAGAAATTAAAGAACTGATGTATTCCCTCTACAAATCAGGAATTTCAGGAATAAAACTTGATTTAATTGAAGATATTGAAAAATACGAAACAAAATTTAAAAATGAAGCTGAATATGAAAAAACCGAAGAGTGTGAAGAACTCTGCCCATGGTGTAAAGGAATTTTTGAAATTGAAAATATTGAAAAAGTTGCTGAAAATGTAGTTGATGCACTTTCTGAATACGAATTTGACAGCTTTTTAATCGGTACAAAACTTCCAAAAAGATTTAAAGAACTTGAAAATGAGATTGAAACTCCATTTATGGAAAGTATAAGGCAGGAATTTGGAAGAGAACTTGGAAAAGTAGTAGTACCATTAGTTAAAAGACGAGTTGACAAGGAAAATCCTGATATCGTAGTCATGGTAAATCCATACAATCAAAAAGTTACACTTCAAGTAAACCCCGTATTTATCAAAGGAAGATATAAAAAGCTAGTTAGAGGAATTCCGCAAAGCCACTGGCATTGCAGGTCTTGCAAAGGAAAAGGCTGTGAAAAATGTAACTTCACTGGAAAACAGTACATGACTTCAGTTGAAGAAATCATTGCAGAACCGTTTATGGATGTTATGAAAGGAAGTTCAGAAGCACTTCACGGTGCAGGGCGAGAAGACATTGATGTTAGAATGCTTGGAAATGGAAGGCCTTTTGTAATTGAAATAAAAGAGCCAAAGGTAAGAAAAGTTAATTTAGAAGAACTTGCTTCAAAAGTTAATGCATCTGAGACTGTTGAAATACTAAATGTCGAATACGGCCTTAAAAAAGACGTTCACTTCTTCAAAAATGAGCCCCATAAAAAAACATATCTTGCTCAAGTTGAGTGCGACGAAAAAGTGTCGAGTGAAGAAGTGGCTGAATTAGTAAATAAACTCGAAGATTTAGTAATTGACCAAAGGACGCCCGATAGGGTCTCACATCGAAGGGCTGACCTCGTGCGTGTACGTAAGGTATATAAAGCTTGGCCGCATATGATTGATGATTATAACTTTGAACTTAAGATATTCTGCGATGGCGGATTATACATCAAAGAACTCATTAGCAGCGATGAAGGGAGAACTACCCCTTCCGTTTCGGAATTGCTAAACAATAAATGCATCTGTAAATTTTTAGATGTTTTGGATGTTCACGACTATGATGATGTAGAAAATATCTAAAATAGAAATGGTTATATATTGGTAGTGAAAAAAAGGATAGACACTATGCCAATTATGTTCATGAAACACATTAGGAGGAATAACTATGCAAAAAAGTGAAGGATTTAGAAGCAAAACAAGATATAAACTTCAGAAACACCCAAGACAGAAAGGAATGGCTCCGTTAACAAGAGCTTTAAAATGCTACACCGAAGGAGACAGAGTTCACGTAGTACTCGACCCTTCAGTACAGAAAGGAATGCCGCACCCAAAATTCCACGGTAAAACTGGAGTTGTTGTTGCTCAAAGAGGAAGATCATTCTTAGTTAGAGTAAAAGATGGCGGAAAATACAAAGACATTATTGCTAGACCGCAACACTTAAGAGAATCTAAATTATAATTATTTTTAGATATCTTTTTTTTAGACTAATCTGTTTTGAGGGAGATTATGATTGGAAAAGAAATTATTTCCGAAAAGTACACAACAATTGCTCATGCAACCGAAATTATGGATGAAAGAGCAGGTTTTGACGAATTATCGTACGAACACGGTTGTTCACTCGACTATTTAAGAAAATTTTCAACAATAAGTAAAGAAGATGCTGACACCATGTTTGAACAGCTCACAAATTTAGGGCTAACTGAAAAAATGGCAGTTAAAATTATAGACTTACTTCCAGAAACAGAAGAAGACCTGAAAATCATATTTTACAGAGTCGATGTTCCTGAAAACAAGGACGACATTTTAGAAGTAGTTAGTAAATTCAAATAACGCTTTTCTACCATTTTATTATTGAAACAATTAGTTTTTTATTGAATTAACTCGATATTAAGTAATGTTATTTTAATTTCCAACATTTGATAGGTGTAAGTATGAGAGAGGGGCATGAACAAAATAAACGAGAGTTTGAAGAATACGCATACGTTTTGGACTTCTTAGAATATGGGTACCCTGACGATACTAGGCCACTTCACCAAAAA
Above is a genomic segment from Methanococcus maripaludis containing:
- a CDS encoding cation:proton antiporter, with amino-acid sequence MEASWVLFTIGIALIFGKLGDHLMNRLGFPGVLGEMIMGMLIGNLVFFGVVSPEHLTIHNNEVFDFLSRLGIIFLLFLGGLDTDLSVLKKTGKIATVSTVFGVLVPLVMGYFAMQHMGYNNVESFAGGVVLTATSIGITVRVMMDLGVLKSEVGAASLSASIMDDFLGIMLIIFAVGSGSILGLLGKFAIFFIITGFLAMKFVHKFISFSEKLQVEKGILSLAIAVMFLFSFLAENWFEAAIEGSFMAGLVLSRTPEGKNLIEDVKTIGYSILIPLFFVYTGASLNLTIFGDFDALYLALVLTAIAIVSKVVGRGFGARIMGWNLKKSLQMGIGSIPRAEIALINLMVAIHAGVISEANVGKFIAATMIFITISIISTPPLLKWAFAEEVEN
- a CDS encoding MFS transporter, with protein sequence MQEKMNGIYVLWITIFVTMLGIGLIAPLLAIFAKSYGLSNFQIGLIFGSFALVRTIFQLPAGTLSDTYGKKIFLVAGTLLYGVTTLFYGLVSGFASMLIVRTFTGVFSAFVNPVAGSYIAQVSPKSKLGEYMGVFNSAVSLGFGVGPLLGGLLADMYGIMVPFYVCGILGIIASIIAYYKLEDISKSQEKQKLSGKKLFSLEFLKMRNFSAAFIINIAITISRGALLAYLAIYAYDYGVSAFKIGIMLAAMNMVLAVTQKKFGKIFDKNGNRIILNGIIIGNLGMYILAMSTSFTSMFFSLIIASIGASMSTPGINSIAIRDIPHERKGEAMGLYTASINVGIFVGAVLLGYISDIVGISNMFKIGAVFSFLISYIAYVLIKNKK
- a CDS encoding 4Fe-4S binding protein → MAYKVNEDECIACGACVPSCPENAISEKADGKAVIDPAKCTGCGDCADICPVACIKEE
- a CDS encoding helix-turn-helix domain-containing protein; amino-acid sequence: MKDLNDVISKNLKIIRKRKDLSLDALSNITGVSKSMLGQIERGEVNPTISTILKISNGLKVSFTSLLKNEKPEVDLIPFEDLNPVFEGEGHKLYPVIPFEDDKRFETYIVEIKPGHKYYSEGHVKGTEEIITVFEGELALKIGEVDYFLKKNDTIRFNAEKSHVYENRGSKITKLNLILHYE
- a CDS encoding PLP-dependent aminotransferase family protein encodes the protein MALSYSKRMEKIKSSEIREILKITQSPEIISFAGGLPAPELFPVKEIKEISGIVLDEMGPESLQYDVTEGYPPLRQKISERMNKVLETDVTENNILIVCGSQQGLDFSGKVFLDENDVVLCESPTYLGAINAFKSYEPQFKEVPTDDFGMIPEELEKILKTTDNVKLIYTIPDFQNPTGKTWTLERREKFMEIIEKYGIPVIEDNPYGELRFDGEMLPSLKSMDSKGLVIHLGTFSKTFCPGLRVGWIAASENILEKYILVKQSADLHTSSFSQRIISKMLENYDFDERVLKLKELYKGRRDLMINTIKEEFPEGIKYTNPEGGLFTWVELPEKYSAREFLDECLKNNVAIVPGGSFFPNGGHENTFRLNYSNMPDEKIIEGIKRLSKVLKEYLN
- a CDS encoding TIGR00375 family protein, translating into MIINADLHIHSKYSMGTSKYMDIEHILKYGPVKGLDLIATGDCLHAKWLEEIEKYADKPLLLSTEVEDRNRVHHLIYLPQTSQAHDLRDKFSKYSKNIDADGRPRVSLNGLEIMDAVQDVGGLIGPAHAFTPWTSMYKSFTSIYNCYGKKPDFIELGLSADTDMADMVEELRDLPFLSNSDAHSFYSHRLGREFNQMDVDELEGLETNFEEIKKVLKHNKITANYGLDPNLGKYHLTACTRCFTRFKLEDAEENNFKCPECKGTIKKGVHDKTLELSKDKKVIHPDFRPKYHKIIPLAEIISLAIGKNIGTKSVDTIWEQYIKKYGNEIDVLINEDINEVKKINEHVGKIIELFRTNKIYIYPGGGGEYGHISKVPVTVKWYKPKLTLDSWVKK
- a CDS encoding tRNA pseudouridine(54/55) synthase Pus10; translation: MNIDYSVLKKYPLCDRCFGRLYGKLIRSSNFERGHALKLAKAIELEEDLRNALEKMNESSENSDNQINPEKLEEIKELMYSLYKSGISGIKLDLIEDIEKYETKFKNEAEYEKTEECEELCPWCKGIFEIENIEKVAENVVDALSEYEFDSFLIGTKLPKRFKELENEIETPFMESIRQEFGRELGKVVVPLVKRRVDKENPDIVVMVNPYNQKVTLQVNPVFIKGRYKKLVRGIPQSHWHCRSCKGKGCEKCNFTGKQYMTSVEEIIAEPFMDVMKGSSEALHGAGREDIDVRMLGNGRPFVIEIKEPKVRKVNLEELASKVNASETVEILNVEYGLKKDVHFFKNEPHKKTYLAQVECDEKVSSEEVAELVNKLEDLVIDQRTPDRVSHRRADLVRVRKVYKAWPHMIDDYNFELKIFCDGGLYIKELISSDEGRTTPSVSELLNNKCICKFLDVLDVHDYDDVENI
- a CDS encoding 50S ribosomal protein L21e produces the protein MQKSEGFRSKTRYKLQKHPRQKGMAPLTRALKCYTEGDRVHVVLDPSVQKGMPHPKFHGKTGVVVAQRGRSFLVRVKDGGKYKDIIARPQHLRESKL
- a CDS encoding RNA polymerase Rpb4 family protein — encoded protein: MIGKEIISEKYTTIAHATEIMDERAGFDELSYEHGCSLDYLRKFSTISKEDADTMFEQLTNLGLTEKMAVKIIDLLPETEEDLKIIFYRVDVPENKDDILEVVSKFK